A portion of the Achromobacter sp. MFA1 R4 genome contains these proteins:
- a CDS encoding group III truncated hemoglobin — protein MVHTFYGKARADDALGPVFNGMVHDWDEHLATLSDFWSAVLLGTRRFSGMPMPKHVAMPNLSAALFERWLVLFAETTDALPNRALADAAQEMAERMARSLWYGYQVSRNPDQPLTELRPA, from the coding sequence ATGGTCCACACCTTCTATGGCAAGGCGCGCGCGGACGACGCGCTGGGCCCCGTCTTCAACGGCATGGTCCACGACTGGGACGAGCACCTGGCCACGCTGTCGGATTTCTGGTCCGCCGTGCTGCTGGGCACCCGGCGCTTTTCGGGCATGCCCATGCCCAAGCACGTGGCCATGCCCAACCTGAGCGCTGCGCTCTTTGAACGCTGGCTGGTGCTCTTCGCGGAAACCACCGACGCCCTGCCCAACCGCGCCCTGGCCGACGCCGCGCAGGAAATGGCCGAGCGCATGGCGCGCAGCCTCTGGTACGGCTACCAGGTGTCGCGGAATCCGGACCAACCGCTGACCGAACTGCG
- a CDS encoding amidase: MPTPAPLNEIVAMPAHALSDAIRGRKVSCREVMQAYLAHIDRVNPKLNAIVARRDSDELLREADERDAQLAAGLWLGWLHGMPQAPKDLTAVRGMVTSMGSLVYKDVVSPHDSILVERMRAAGAIFIGRTNVPEFGLGSHTYNQVYGATGNPYDASKTAGGSSGGAAAALAARMLPVADGSDFGGSLRNPAAFCNVYGMRPSAGRVPSGPSPEVFLKQLSYEGPMGRTPRDVARLLSVIAGHDRRAPLSLTDDPSLYAQPLEADLSGKRVGWLGDWGGYLPMEPGILDLCTQALQDLETAGCRVDDYQVPFAGDRLWRIWLAHRHLMVGGQFHALVHDPETRKLVKPALIWEVEGLEGMTARQVYQATEERSAWYQTVLRMFDDVDYLAVPSAQVFPFDVTLDWPKEIAGRPMDTYHRWMETVTPWTLAGCPVISVPVGFNAAGLPMGMQLIGPPRGDLAVLQLAHAYEGVRDWVRARPPQALWADAA; encoded by the coding sequence ATGCCTACCCCCGCCCCGCTGAACGAAATCGTGGCCATGCCCGCGCACGCGCTGTCGGACGCCATTCGCGGCCGCAAGGTGTCCTGCCGCGAGGTGATGCAGGCGTACCTCGCGCATATCGACCGGGTCAATCCCAAGCTGAACGCCATCGTCGCGCGCCGCGACAGCGACGAATTGCTGCGCGAGGCCGACGAGCGGGATGCGCAACTGGCCGCAGGGCTATGGCTGGGCTGGCTGCATGGCATGCCGCAGGCGCCCAAGGACCTGACCGCGGTGCGGGGCATGGTCACGTCGATGGGGTCGCTGGTCTACAAGGACGTGGTGTCGCCGCACGATTCGATTCTGGTGGAGCGCATGCGCGCGGCCGGCGCCATCTTCATCGGCCGTACAAATGTGCCCGAATTCGGACTGGGGTCGCACACCTACAACCAGGTCTATGGCGCGACCGGCAACCCCTACGACGCCAGCAAGACGGCTGGCGGCAGCAGCGGCGGCGCGGCTGCGGCGCTGGCCGCCCGCATGCTGCCGGTGGCCGATGGCAGCGATTTCGGCGGCTCGCTGCGCAATCCGGCGGCGTTCTGCAACGTCTACGGGATGCGCCCCTCCGCGGGCCGTGTGCCGTCCGGACCCTCGCCCGAGGTGTTCCTCAAACAGCTTTCTTATGAAGGGCCGATGGGCCGCACGCCGCGCGACGTGGCCCGGCTGCTGTCGGTGATCGCCGGCCACGACCGCCGGGCGCCGCTGTCGCTGACGGACGACCCGTCTCTATACGCACAGCCGCTGGAGGCGGACCTGTCGGGCAAGCGCGTGGGCTGGCTGGGCGACTGGGGCGGCTACCTGCCCATGGAGCCGGGCATCCTGGACCTGTGCACGCAGGCGCTGCAAGACCTGGAGACGGCGGGCTGCCGCGTGGACGACTACCAGGTGCCGTTCGCGGGCGACCGGCTCTGGCGCATCTGGCTGGCGCATCGCCACCTGATGGTGGGCGGGCAGTTCCATGCGCTGGTCCACGATCCGGAGACCCGCAAGCTGGTCAAGCCAGCCCTGATCTGGGAGGTGGAAGGCCTGGAAGGCATGACGGCGCGCCAGGTGTATCAGGCCACCGAAGAGCGCAGCGCCTGGTATCAGACCGTCCTGCGCATGTTCGACGACGTGGATTACCTGGCCGTGCCGTCGGCGCAGGTGTTTCCGTTCGATGTAACGCTGGACTGGCCCAAGGAGATCGCGGGCCGGCCCATGGACACCTACCATCGCTGGATGGAGACCGTGACGCCCTGGACGCTGGCGGGGTGCCCGGTCATCAGCGTGCCGGTGGGATTCAACGCGGCGGGCCTGCCGATGGGCATGCAACTCATCGGGCCGCCGCGGGGCGACCTGGCGGTGCTGCAGTTGGCCCACGCCTACGAAGGGGTGCGCGACTGGGTGCGGGCGCGTCCGCCGCAGGCGCTGTGGGCCGACGCCGCGTGA
- a CDS encoding methyl-accepting chemotaxis protein, translating into MKNVTLRQRILASFLAILAIMTLMVVVDYRRLLHVEAEVEMINADAVPGIYYSTSIRAAWFAGFVAVQDAFHAPTEADRRAALEALPRNDKQLDEHVEFYLRTIGRQDDEHMFEEFQKELQEYKRIRADILSSSVQADTSLALMRIQSELRPSFYRGRDILAKMVSANKAQADEAAVSIRESVQAAEVGMLVSLAMAIAASIVCGYLLMRAIANPMREIVKTLEATGGGDLSRRLRLSRKDEFNAIEIGFNGMVDELTGLVGKTQRSAVQVATSVTEIAATSKQQQATASEVAATTTEIGATSREISATSRELVRTMTEVSSAAEQTATLAGSGQVGLARMEDTMRNVVGAAGSVNAKLAVLNEKAGNITQVVTTITKVADQTNLLSLNAAIEAEKAGEYGRGFVVVATEIRRLADQTAVATYDIEQMVREIQSSVSAGVMGMDKFSEEVRRGMADMQQVGDQLSQIIQQVQTLAPRVQMVNEGMQAQATGAEQINQALQQLSDAAQQTVESLRQSSLAIEELTLVANDLRSGVSRFKV; encoded by the coding sequence ATGAAGAATGTGACGCTCCGCCAGCGCATCCTGGCCAGTTTCCTGGCCATTCTCGCCATCATGACGCTGATGGTGGTGGTGGACTACCGGCGGCTTCTGCATGTCGAAGCGGAAGTCGAAATGATCAACGCCGACGCCGTGCCGGGCATCTACTACAGCACGTCGATCCGGGCAGCGTGGTTCGCCGGCTTCGTGGCCGTGCAGGATGCCTTCCATGCGCCGACCGAGGCGGACCGCCGCGCGGCGCTGGAAGCCCTGCCGCGCAACGACAAGCAGCTCGACGAGCACGTGGAGTTCTACCTGCGCACCATCGGCCGGCAGGACGACGAACACATGTTCGAGGAATTCCAGAAGGAGCTGCAGGAATACAAGCGCATCCGCGCCGATATCCTGTCATCGAGCGTGCAGGCGGATACGTCCCTTGCGCTGATGCGTATCCAGTCAGAATTGCGCCCGTCCTTTTATCGGGGCCGCGACATCCTGGCCAAAATGGTGAGCGCAAACAAGGCGCAGGCCGACGAAGCGGCCGTGAGCATTCGCGAATCCGTGCAAGCAGCCGAGGTCGGCATGCTGGTGTCTCTGGCCATGGCCATCGCCGCGTCCATCGTGTGCGGCTACCTCCTGATGCGCGCCATCGCCAATCCCATGCGCGAAATCGTGAAGACGCTGGAAGCGACGGGCGGAGGCGACCTGAGCCGCCGGCTCAGGCTGTCGCGCAAGGATGAGTTCAATGCCATTGAAATCGGCTTTAACGGCATGGTGGACGAGTTGACCGGCCTGGTCGGCAAGACCCAGCGGTCCGCGGTGCAGGTGGCCACGTCCGTGACCGAGATCGCCGCCACGTCCAAGCAGCAGCAGGCCACCGCGTCGGAAGTCGCGGCCACCACCACGGAAATCGGCGCCACCTCGCGCGAGATCTCGGCAACCTCGCGCGAACTGGTGCGCACCATGACCGAGGTTTCCAGCGCCGCCGAACAGACCGCCACGCTGGCGGGCAGCGGGCAGGTGGGCCTTGCGCGCATGGAGGACACCATGCGCAATGTGGTGGGCGCGGCCGGGTCGGTCAACGCCAAACTGGCGGTGCTCAATGAAAAGGCGGGCAACATCACGCAAGTCGTGACGACGATCACGAAGGTGGCTGACCAGACCAACCTGTTGTCGCTGAACGCGGCCATCGAAGCGGAGAAGGCCGGCGAGTACGGCCGCGGCTTCGTGGTGGTCGCCACCGAGATCCGGCGCCTGGCCGACCAGACGGCAGTCGCCACCTACGACATCGAACAGATGGTGCGTGAAATCCAGTCGTCGGTGTCCGCTGGCGTGATGGGCATGGACAAGTTCTCCGAGGAAGTCCGCCGCGGCATGGCGGACATGCAGCAGGTGGGAGACCAGCTTTCGCAGATCATCCAGCAGGTGCAGACGCTGGCGCCGCGCGTGCAGATGGTGAACGAGGGCATGCAGGCGCAGGCCACGGGCGCCGAACAGATCAACCAGGCCCTGCAGCAACTGAGCGACGCGGCGCAGCAGACGGTGGAATCGCTGCGTCAATCCAGCCTTGCCATCGAAGAGCTGACGCTGGTGGCCAATGATCTGCGCAGCGGCGTGTCCCGCTTCAAGGTGTGA
- a CDS encoding chemotaxis protein CheW has translation MTSAAVRARTAAGHAGPGRRLYLLFRIGADRYALDAGDVAEVLGLRALKQVPGAPHWVAGMTERRGVAVPVIDMSALAGAGACAAVTSTRLALVRYRSGAGAAERLLGLILEQATETVHYDPAAFQPHALDNTQARYLGPVLADAGGMVQAVKVDDLLPAAVRALLFPSGDGAAGEVAA, from the coding sequence ATGACATCTGCCGCCGTCCGCGCACGGACCGCCGCGGGCCATGCCGGCCCCGGGCGCCGGCTTTATCTGCTTTTCCGTATCGGCGCGGACCGCTATGCGCTGGACGCCGGGGACGTCGCCGAAGTCCTCGGGCTGCGCGCGCTCAAACAGGTGCCGGGTGCGCCGCATTGGGTGGCTGGCATGACCGAACGCCGCGGCGTGGCCGTGCCCGTCATCGACATGAGCGCGCTGGCCGGCGCGGGCGCCTGTGCCGCCGTGACCAGCACGCGCCTGGCGCTGGTGCGCTATCGGTCCGGCGCGGGCGCCGCCGAGCGCCTGCTGGGTCTGATCCTGGAACAGGCCACCGAGACCGTGCACTATGACCCCGCCGCGTTCCAGCCGCATGCGCTGGACAATACGCAGGCCCGATACCTGGGCCCCGTGCTGGCCGACGCGGGCGGCATGGTCCAGGCCGTCAAGGTCGATGACCTCTTGCCCGCCGCCGTGCGGGCGCTTCTTTTTCCGTCCGGCGATGGCGCGGCGGGCGAGGTGGCGGCATGA
- a CDS encoding protein-glutamate O-methyltransferase CheR, translating to MSLLEEFSGLLKRRMGLDSGSIGQAAVERAVRHRMHAAGVDDEQDYLTRVQAWPDEMQQLIEAVIVPETWFFRYPESQVAMATLARERLFAPGSEGRVLRVLSVPCSSGEEPYSIAMALLDAGVPPQRFHVDAVDISVRMVEFAQRAVYGRNSFRGGDLAFRDRYFSEVPEGHQLAARVRGQVRFQSGNLFDPNLRAGAAPYDFVFCRNLLIYFDMATQERAVQVLRRFAREDGVIFVGPAETSLLTGRRLPSVALARSFAFRAKAAPAPAATPAPPRPPQSGPRPIVHAWAPPRRPVAQTPAPRLPVPHAAIADTPAAPPEPAAQASLRHIAALADQGRVRDVMAQCHAHIELHGASADALHLQGLLLDADGQARQAQAAYRKALYLDPNHREALLHLAALVAAEGDHDGATRLQARAARQEARRG from the coding sequence ATGAGCCTGCTCGAGGAATTCAGCGGCCTGCTCAAGCGCCGGATGGGGCTGGACAGCGGCTCCATCGGCCAGGCCGCCGTGGAACGGGCCGTGCGGCATCGCATGCACGCGGCCGGCGTGGACGACGAACAGGATTACCTGACGCGGGTGCAGGCCTGGCCCGACGAGATGCAGCAGCTCATCGAGGCCGTGATCGTGCCGGAGACCTGGTTTTTCCGGTATCCGGAATCCCAGGTCGCGATGGCGACCCTCGCGCGCGAACGGCTGTTTGCGCCCGGCAGTGAGGGCCGCGTGCTGCGCGTGCTGAGCGTGCCTTGTTCGAGCGGTGAAGAGCCGTATTCCATCGCCATGGCGCTGCTCGACGCGGGCGTGCCGCCGCAGCGCTTCCACGTGGACGCCGTGGATATCAGCGTACGCATGGTGGAATTCGCGCAGCGCGCCGTGTATGGCCGCAATTCGTTCCGCGGCGGCGACCTGGCGTTTCGCGACCGGTATTTCTCGGAAGTGCCCGAGGGCCATCAACTTGCCGCCCGCGTGCGCGGCCAGGTCCGGTTCCAGTCCGGCAATCTGTTCGATCCGAACCTGCGGGCGGGCGCCGCGCCCTATGACTTCGTGTTCTGCCGCAATCTGCTCATCTATTTCGACATGGCCACGCAGGAGCGCGCGGTGCAGGTGCTGCGCAGATTCGCGCGCGAGGACGGCGTGATTTTCGTGGGGCCGGCCGAGACCAGCCTATTGACGGGACGGCGCCTGCCGTCGGTGGCGCTTGCCCGGTCGTTCGCGTTCCGCGCAAAGGCCGCGCCGGCGCCCGCGGCCACGCCCGCGCCACCGCGCCCGCCGCAGTCTGGCCCGCGTCCCATCGTGCATGCCTGGGCGCCTCCGCGGCGTCCGGTCGCGCAGACGCCCGCGCCGAGGCTGCCCGTGCCGCACGCCGCCATCGCCGACACGCCCGCCGCGCCGCCGGAGCCGGCCGCCCAGGCCTCGCTGCGCCATATCGCCGCGCTGGCTGACCAGGGCAGGGTGCGCGATGTCATGGCGCAATGCCATGCGCACATCGAGCTCCACGGCGCCAGCGCAGACGCGCTGCACCTGCAGGGCCTGCTGCTGGACGCGGATGGCCAGGCGCGGCAGGCGCAGGCCGCCTACCGCAAGGCGCTGTACCTGGACCCGAACCACCGCGAAGCCTTGCTACACCTTGCCGCGCTGGTGGCCGCGGAGGGTGACCATGACGGCGCCACCCGCCTGCAGGCGCGCGCGGCGCGCCAGGAGGCACGCCGTGGCTGA
- a CDS encoding chemotaxis protein CheW: protein MGVLSDVDDCWNRIGIRGDKSCGQLAAHVHCRNCPVYASAAKRILDRLPPGMASEDEAPPPQHAANLSSLLVFRLQREWLGLPTRSLDEVAGMRGIISLPHRRDPAVLGVTNVRGTLTVCVSRARLLGLDGAAPHARERPAAARMLIFGGAGRAVVLPVDEVEGMHDVDLQALDPLPSTVQGASLKYSRGMARCGGRAVGVLDETLLMQALQRSLA, encoded by the coding sequence ATGGGGGTGCTGTCCGACGTGGACGATTGCTGGAACCGCATCGGCATACGCGGCGACAAAAGCTGCGGCCAGCTTGCCGCGCACGTGCATTGCCGCAACTGTCCGGTGTACGCCTCGGCGGCCAAGCGTATCCTTGACCGCCTGCCGCCGGGCATGGCGTCAGAGGATGAAGCGCCGCCGCCGCAGCACGCCGCCAATCTGTCGTCGCTGCTGGTCTTTCGCCTGCAACGGGAATGGCTGGGGTTGCCGACGCGGTCGCTGGACGAGGTGGCGGGCATGCGGGGCATCATCAGCCTGCCGCACCGCCGCGATCCCGCGGTGCTGGGCGTCACCAATGTGCGCGGAACGCTGACGGTATGCGTGTCGCGGGCGCGCCTGCTGGGGCTGGACGGCGCGGCGCCGCATGCGCGCGAGCGCCCAGCCGCCGCGCGCATGCTGATATTCGGCGGCGCGGGCCGGGCGGTGGTATTGCCCGTGGACGAGGTCGAGGGCATGCACGACGTCGACCTGCAGGCGCTCGATCCGTTGCCGTCGACCGTGCAGGGCGCAAGCCTGAAGTATTCCCGCGGCATGGCCCGCTGCGGCGGCCGCGCCGTCGGCGTGCTGGATGAAACCCTGCTGATGCAGGCATTGCAACGGAGTCTCGCGTGA
- a CDS encoding hybrid sensor histidine kinase/response regulator has product MNPDQMRDASLLELFQIETRTQVQVLNDGLLALEKNPTSAPDLEACMRAAHSLKGAARIVDLHPAVRIAHAMEDCLVAAQEGRLRLQAADIDALLLGADLLQRVATPGVELDTEITDLVARLSNAPNAPPAPPPRAPRPSDFLPPIVRLEDEPAAAGPAFTAASPGPTGALSGTAASTPATTTPAASASGVSTPGTSTPGVSTPGASNAAASPSRRSSDRAAGEGERVLRVTADTLNKLLGLSSETLVESQWVGPFSAAMLRLRRLQAGAARALDGVRAVLAEQHLDARGQAALDDAQRILEQCQRELTQRTSEVDDFGWRMSHLTRRLYDTALACRMRPFGDGVGGMARMVRDLGRSLGKQVRLEIEGEQTQVDRDILEKLDAPLTHLLRNAVDHGIESPAARERAGKPPEGLITLSARHSAGMLLVELADDGSGISLDHLRGEVVERKLTNAETAARLTEAELLEFLFLSGFSTRDEVTEISGRGVGLDVVQTMVRQLRGAVRVHQQQGRGTRFVLEMPLSLSVVRSLLVEVQGEIYAFPLAYVSHALQVDAQDIEQLEGQQHFRFMDRQIGLVSARQILRAGEPAPAADTLSVVVVGDHERLYGIAVDRYVGERTLVVQPLDPRLGKVQDVMAGSLMDDGTPLLILDVEDMLVSVQKLIEGGRLSRVDSGAGATATRRRKRVLVVDDSLTVRELERKLLLNRGFDVAVAVDGMDGWNMLRSEDFDLIVTDVDMPRMDGIELVSRIKADPKLQNLPVMVVSYKDREEDRRRGLDAGADYYLAKGSFHDDALLDAVEDLIGKART; this is encoded by the coding sequence GTGAATCCCGATCAGATGCGCGACGCCTCGCTCCTCGAACTGTTCCAGATCGAGACCCGCACGCAGGTGCAGGTGCTCAACGATGGCCTGCTGGCCCTGGAAAAGAACCCCACGTCCGCGCCGGACCTCGAAGCCTGCATGCGCGCCGCCCACTCGCTAAAAGGCGCGGCGCGCATCGTGGACCTGCATCCGGCCGTGCGCATCGCGCACGCGATGGAAGACTGCCTCGTGGCGGCGCAGGAAGGTCGCCTGCGCCTGCAGGCCGCCGACATCGACGCCTTGCTGCTGGGCGCGGACCTGCTGCAACGCGTCGCGACGCCCGGCGTGGAGCTGGACACGGAAATCACCGACCTGGTGGCGCGGCTGAGCAACGCGCCCAATGCGCCGCCGGCCCCGCCGCCGCGCGCGCCCCGGCCATCCGACTTCCTGCCGCCTATCGTGCGGCTCGAAGATGAGCCCGCCGCGGCGGGCCCGGCTTTCACGGCGGCGTCGCCCGGACCGACAGGCGCCTTGTCGGGGACCGCGGCATCGACCCCGGCGACAACGACCCCGGCCGCATCGGCCTCCGGGGTATCAACGCCCGGTACATCGACTCCTGGCGTGTCCACTCCTGGCGCGTCGAATGCCGCCGCATCGCCGTCGCGCCGCAGTTCCGACCGCGCGGCGGGCGAGGGCGAGCGCGTGCTGCGCGTCACGGCCGACACCTTGAACAAGCTGCTGGGGCTGTCCAGCGAAACACTGGTCGAGTCGCAATGGGTCGGCCCTTTCAGCGCCGCCATGCTGCGGCTGCGGCGCCTGCAGGCGGGGGCGGCGCGTGCGCTGGACGGCGTGCGCGCCGTGCTGGCCGAGCAGCACCTCGATGCGCGCGGCCAGGCGGCGCTTGACGATGCGCAGCGCATCCTGGAACAGTGCCAGCGTGAACTGACGCAGCGCACCAGCGAAGTGGACGACTTCGGCTGGCGCATGAGCCATCTGACGCGGCGCCTGTACGACACCGCGCTGGCCTGCCGCATGCGGCCCTTCGGCGACGGCGTGGGCGGCATGGCGCGCATGGTGCGCGACCTGGGCCGCTCACTGGGCAAGCAGGTGCGCCTGGAGATCGAAGGCGAGCAGACGCAGGTGGACCGCGACATCCTGGAAAAACTGGATGCGCCGCTCACCCACCTGCTGCGCAACGCCGTGGACCACGGCATCGAATCGCCCGCGGCCCGCGAGCGGGCGGGCAAGCCGCCGGAGGGCCTGATTACGCTGTCCGCTCGCCACTCGGCCGGCATGCTGCTGGTCGAGCTGGCCGACGACGGTTCCGGGATCTCGCTGGACCATCTGCGCGGCGAGGTCGTCGAGCGCAAGCTCACCAACGCGGAGACCGCGGCCCGGTTGACCGAGGCCGAGCTGCTGGAATTCCTTTTTCTGTCGGGCTTCAGCACCCGCGACGAAGTGACGGAGATATCCGGGCGCGGCGTGGGGCTGGACGTGGTGCAGACGATGGTGCGGCAACTGCGCGGCGCGGTGCGCGTCCACCAGCAGCAGGGCCGGGGCACGCGGTTCGTGCTGGAGATGCCGCTGTCCCTGTCGGTGGTGCGCAGTCTGCTGGTCGAAGTGCAGGGCGAGATCTACGCGTTTCCGCTGGCCTACGTCAGCCATGCGTTGCAGGTGGACGCCCAGGACATCGAACAGCTCGAAGGCCAGCAGCATTTCCGCTTCATGGACCGCCAGATCGGGCTGGTGTCGGCGCGACAGATCCTGCGCGCCGGCGAGCCGGCGCCGGCCGCCGACACCTTGTCCGTGGTGGTGGTAGGGGACCACGAGCGGCTCTACGGCATCGCCGTGGACCGCTACGTGGGCGAGCGCACGCTGGTCGTGCAGCCGCTGGACCCCCGGCTGGGCAAGGTGCAGGACGTGATGGCGGGCTCGCTGATGGACGACGGCACGCCGCTGCTGATCCTGGACGTGGAAGACATGCTGGTGTCCGTCCAGAAACTGATCGAGGGCGGCCGGCTGTCGCGCGTCGACAGCGGGGCCGGCGCGACGGCGACGCGGCGTCGCAAGCGCGTCCTGGTCGTCGATGACTCGTTGACGGTTCGCGAGCTTGAGCGCAAGCTGCTGTTGAACCGCGGTTTCGATGTGGCCGTGGCCGTGGACGGCATGGATGGCTGGAACATGTTGCGCAGCGAGGATTTCGACCTGATCGTGACCGACGTCGACATGCCGCGGATGGACGGCATTGAACTTGTGTCGCGCATCAAGGCCGATCCCAAGCTGCAGAATCTGCCCGTCATGGTGGTGTCGTACAAGGACCGGGAAGAGGACAGGCGGCGCGGGCTGGATGCCGGCGCCGACTATTACCTTGCCAAGGGCAGCTTCCACGACGATGCGCTGCTCGATGCCGTCGAAGACCTCATCGGGAAGGCACGGACGTGA
- a CDS encoding chemotaxis response regulator protein-glutamate methylesterase — protein sequence MRIGIVNDMPLAVETLRRAIALEPGLEIAWTAADGLEAVQQCERDRPDVVLMDLIMPVMDGVEATRRIMAQTPCAIVVVTSDVERQTARVFDAMGHGALDAVDTPVVGGSDMRSAAAPLLRKIRNIGWLIGRYGNRPALTPVPRPAPPAGARRLLAIGASAGGPATLAQLLRDLPLDFPAGIVLVQHVDALFAAGMADWLNDQVPLPVRLARQGERPLPGQILLAGTDDHLALREDGTLEYTSCPRESLYRPSIDVFFHSVAQHWRGVAVGVLLTGMGQDGARGLKALRERGCLTIAQDQATSAVYGMPKAAAAMQAAVEIRPLEQIASRVIQAFA from the coding sequence GTGAGAATCGGGATCGTCAATGACATGCCCCTCGCGGTCGAGACCCTGCGGCGCGCGATCGCGCTCGAGCCCGGCCTGGAGATTGCCTGGACCGCGGCCGACGGCCTGGAGGCGGTCCAGCAGTGCGAACGCGACCGTCCCGACGTGGTGCTGATGGACCTCATCATGCCCGTCATGGACGGCGTCGAGGCCACGCGCCGCATCATGGCGCAAACGCCTTGCGCCATCGTCGTGGTGACGTCCGACGTCGAGCGCCAGACCGCGCGCGTCTTCGATGCCATGGGCCACGGCGCGCTGGACGCGGTGGACACGCCGGTCGTCGGCGGCTCGGACATGCGCAGCGCGGCGGCGCCGCTGCTGCGCAAGATCCGCAATATCGGCTGGCTGATCGGCCGTTACGGCAATCGCCCGGCACTGACCCCTGTCCCCAGGCCCGCGCCGCCGGCGGGCGCAAGACGGCTGCTGGCGATCGGTGCGTCGGCCGGCGGACCGGCCACGCTCGCCCAATTGTTGCGCGACCTGCCGCTGGATTTTCCGGCGGGCATCGTGCTGGTGCAGCATGTGGACGCCTTGTTTGCCGCCGGCATGGCGGACTGGCTCAACGACCAGGTGCCGCTGCCAGTCCGGCTGGCGCGCCAAGGCGAGCGGCCGCTACCGGGACAGATCCTGCTGGCGGGCACGGATGACCATCTTGCGCTGCGCGAGGATGGCACCCTTGAATACACCAGTTGCCCCCGTGAAAGCCTGTACCGGCCTTCCATCGACGTGTTTTTTCATAGTGTGGCGCAGCATTGGCGCGGCGTGGCGGTCGGCGTCCTGCTGACGGGCATGGGCCAGGACGGCGCGCGTGGACTCAAGGCGCTGCGCGAGCGCGGTTGCCTGACCATCGCGCAAGACCAGGCCACCAGCGCCGTCTATGGCATGCCCAAGGCGGCCGCGGCCATGCAGGCCGCGGTCGAGATCAGGCCCCTCGAACAAATTGCTTCCCGCGTCATCCAGGCGTTTGCCTGA
- a CDS encoding diguanylate cyclase, with the protein MLASSDGAVSADLNSHGAMVLLVDDQVVVGEAIRRALVPEGNIDFHYCSDPYKALSVAIQTRPTVILQDLVLPGVDGLSLVREYRGHPVTRDIPIIVLSTKEDPAIKSAAFAAGANDYLVKLPDSIELIARIRYHSRSYMALVQRDEAYQALRQSQQQLLESNMELRRLTNSDGLTGLGNRRYFDEYLNAEWLRAGRDRREISMLMIDVDHFKSYNDTYGHIAGDEALKRVANTIFASCDRSTDLAARFGGEEFALVLPGTPAGSARLAAEKLRRAVEAMQIPQRDAGAGPWLTVSVGLATATPQDGQPCTELIQAADRGLYEAKRQGRNRVVPGQI; encoded by the coding sequence ATGCTTGCCTCCTCTGACGGCGCGGTCTCTGCGGATCTGAATTCGCATGGGGCGATGGTGTTGCTCGTTGACGACCAGGTCGTGGTGGGAGAAGCCATCCGGCGGGCGCTGGTGCCCGAGGGCAACATCGATTTCCACTATTGCTCGGATCCCTACAAGGCCCTGAGCGTGGCGATCCAGACGCGGCCCACGGTCATCCTGCAGGATCTGGTGCTGCCCGGCGTGGACGGCCTGAGCCTCGTGCGCGAGTACCGTGGCCACCCCGTGACGCGCGACATCCCCATCATCGTGCTGTCCACCAAGGAAGACCCCGCGATCAAGAGCGCGGCGTTTGCCGCGGGCGCCAACGACTACCTCGTGAAGCTGCCGGATTCCATCGAACTGATCGCGCGCATCCGCTACCACTCGCGCTCCTACATGGCGCTGGTGCAGCGCGACGAGGCCTACCAGGCCCTGCGCCAGAGCCAGCAGCAATTGCTGGAAAGCAACATGGAATTGCGCCGCCTCACCAATTCGGACGGCCTGACCGGCCTGGGCAACCGGCGCTATTTCGACGAATACCTCAACGCCGAATGGCTGCGCGCGGGCCGCGACCGGCGCGAGATCAGCATGCTCATGATCGATGTGGACCACTTCAAGTCCTACAACGACACCTACGGCCACATCGCGGGCGACGAGGCCCTCAAGCGCGTGGCCAACACCATCTTTGCAAGCTGCGACCGCTCCACCGACCTGGCGGCGCGCTTCGGCGGCGAAGAGTTCGCGCTGGTGCTGCCCGGCACGCCCGCCGGGAGCGCGCGCCTGGCCGCCGAGAAACTGCGCCGCGCCGTCGAAGCCATGCAGATCCCGCAACGCGACGCGGGCGCCGGTCCCTGGCTCACGGTGAGCGTGGGCCTGGCCACCGCGACGCCGCAGGATGGCCAGCCCTGCACGGAGCTGATCCAGGCGGCGGACCGGGGGTTGTATGAAGCGAAGCGGCAGGGGCGCAACCGGGTGGTGCCGGGGCAGATCTGA